A genomic segment from Nicotiana tabacum cultivar K326 chromosome 7, ASM71507v2, whole genome shotgun sequence encodes:
- the LOC107760944 gene encoding putative acyl-activating enzyme 19 isoform X4, giving the protein MVSYNKLSACCISHEFYKVATINPNKIAVIQACGGVKIAKEFQLFCSENGDGETREKFEEFVSSKTTSVNPPVYEGDECFTYSDVLSAVDSLSSRLRCILDGGDDPNLLKPSSVVNMHHTANNCSSKGQSILGSSDQGLEQYKQLHKTYCPRIVGIYMEPSVEYIVAVLSVLRCGEAFLPLDPSWPNERVQLVISSSKASLIVGYGSSVGGTCHQLDKLQWLIDKGSYPVFYMSMEDFIPKKSDLLLGWPCESERLRSFCYLMYTSGSTGKPKGVCGTEVGLLNRFLWMQESYPFQKEEILFFKASISFIDHLQEFLGAMLANCTLVIPPFNQLKDTIFCVVNLLQEYSISRLVAVPSLIRAFLPALQSIYYSTVQIPLKLLVLSGEVFDISLWKMLVKLLPQTSILNIYGSTEVSGDCTYFDCKWLPPMLEQDAPGSVPIGIPIGNCDVVLVGENSPYEGEICVSGSCVAAGYFCHPSIFPLDNVELHQEVADAENDKNEVNCYFRTGDFGRKLSNGNLVCIGRKDRSVKISGQRIALEEVESVLREHQEVVDAAVVSRCVQGDILLLEAYVLLKQKESNLEFFRSSIRCWIASKLPLIMVPTRFYFVESFPMSSSGKVDYKNLATLAASEAGSRIEIEETQDIDLINVIQKAFSDGLMVVDKISLDDNFFEMGGNSLSAAYVSYNLGINMKDLYTFPTPLKLQKAILHKKVSSSRELRADALVGVNSQVQEKSKLPSNKSWMPDLDSSISLSLTSDYPIKCLKTDSDLYIDPYDFNGRDMNNSTMTKVSCSYSRCNKVRHDARCEGYHCRSVLSWEVPRDKRGLMRERWMVYMESCVDASPLVVFKERSAYLFVGAHSHKFLCIDATSGLVLWEIKLEGRVESSAAVLHDFSQVVIGCYDGNIYFLNFSNGIPCWNFQTHGEVKSQPVVDKERHLVWCGSHDHNLYALDYENQCCVYKIRCGGSIFGAPALDEVHEKLYVASTSGRVTALFVRALPFYQIWVQELGVPIFGSLSINPSSGNVICCTVDGSVVSLGTEGSVIWKVSTAGPIFAGPCISRALTSQVLVCSRDGSVYSFDLENGDLFWKHDIGHPITSSAYVDEHLLLACIDSSLSQRNLLGMNLEETSSPLL; this is encoded by the exons ATGGTTTCATACAATAAGCTTTCCGCTTGTTGTATATCTCACGAGTTCTACAAAGTTGCTACAATCAACCCCAATAAAATTGCAGTGATTCAAGCTTGTGGGGGTGTCAAAATCGCCAAAGAATTTCAACTCTTTTGCAGCGAAAACGGTGACGGAGAAACACGCGAGAAGTTTGAAGAGTTTGTATCTTCCAAGACGACGTCGGTTAATCCCCCGGTTTACGAAGGTGATGAGTGCTTCACGTATTCCGATGTTCTGTCCGCCGTTGATTCTCTCAGTTCACGGCTCCGTTGCATTCTTGACGGTGGCGATGACCCTAATCTTCTGAAACCCTCTTCAG TAGTTAATATGCATCATACTGCAAATAACTGCAGTTCTAAGGGCCAGTCAATCTTGGGGTCTTCTGATCAAGGTTTAGAGCAGTATAAACAGCTCCATAAAACATATTGCCCTAGAATAGTTGGAATATATATGGAACCTTCAGTTGAGTACATTGTTGCTGTTCTATCCGTTTTGAGGTGCGGAGAAGCATTTCTGCCTTTAGATCCATCTTGGCCAAACGAAAGGGTACAATTGGTAATATCTTCTTCAAAAGCTAGTCTTATTGTGGGCTATGGATCTTCTGTTGGTGGAACTTGTCATCAGCTTGACAAATTACAATGGCTCATTGATAAAGGCAGTTATCCTGTCTTTTATATGTCAATGGAGGATTTCATCCCAAAAAAATCTGATTTGTTGTTAGGCTGGCCTTGTGAAAGTGAAAGGTTGAGATCGTTCTGCTACTTGATGTACACATCTGGATCGACTGGAAAACCTAAGGGTGTATGTGGCACTGAAGTAG GTCTTCTGAATCGCTTTTTGTGGATGCAAGAATCATATCCCTTTCAAAAAGAAGAAATCCTTTTTTTCAAAGCATCAATAAGCTTCATTGACCATTTGCAAGAATTTTTAGGAGCTATGCTTGCTAATTGTACGTTGGTCATACCTCCTTTCAATCAGCTGAAGGACACAATATTTTGTGTAGTCAATCTTTTACAG GAATATTCTATTAGCAGGCTCGTGGCAGTTCCATCTCTTATAAGGGCGTTTCTTCCAGCTCTGCAGAGCATATATTATTCTACAGTTCAGATTCCATTAAAACTTCTGGTACTAAGTGGTGAAGTTTTTGATATATCGCTGTGGAAGATGCTTGTCAAGTTGCTGCCCCAGACTTCTATTCTTAATATATATGGAAGTACAGAG GTTTCTGGTGACTGCACATATTTTGACTGCAAGTGGTTGCCCCCAATGTTGGAGCAAGATGCACCGGGTAGTGTTCCAATAGGCATTCCCATTGGAAATTGTGATGTGGTTCTTGTTGGGGAAAATTCTCCCTATGAGGGTGAGATATGTGTCAGTGGAAGTTGTGTTGCTGCTGGATACTTTTGTCATCCTTCTATTTTCCCATTGGATAACGTTGAGCTACATCAAGAGGTAGCTGATGCTGAGAACGATAAAAATGAAGTGAACTGTTACTTTAGAACTGGAGATTTTGGCAGAAAACTTTCAAATGGTAACCTGGTGTGTATCGGGAGAAAAGACCGCTCTGTAAAGATCAGTGGGCAGCGTATTGCTTTAGAGGAGGTTGAAAGCGTTTTGAGGGAACACCAAGAAGTAGTTGATGCTGCTGTAGTTTCTCGTTGTGTTCAAGGAGATATTTTACTTCTTGAAGCATATGTACTGCTCAAACAAAAGGAAAGCAACCTTGAGTTCTTCAGGTCCTCAATTAGATGCTGGATAGCCAGCAAACTTCCCCTGATAATGGTTCCTACTCGTTTCTACTTTGTTGAATCTTTTCCTATGTCTTCCTCAGGGAAAGTGGATTACAAGAACTTGGCCACTttagctgcttctgaggcaggTAGCCGTATTGAGATTGAAGAGACTCAAGATATCGATCTCATTAATGTTATACAGAAG GCTTTTTCTGATGGTCTGATGGTTGTTGACAAGATTTCCCTTGATGATAACTTCTTTGAGATGGGTGGCAATTCTCTATCAGCAGCTTATGTCTCCTATAATCTAGGAATTAATATGAAGGACTTGTATACTTTTCCAACTCCTTTGAAACTTCAGAAGGCCATTCTACATAAAAAAGTGTCCTCTAGCCGTGAGCTTAGAGCTGATGCTTTAGTTGGAGTGAACTCGCAAGTTCAAGAAAAAAGCAAGCTTCCTTCTAATAAATCTTGGATGCCCGATCTTGATAGCAGTATCTCTTTGAGTTTGACAAGTGATTACCCCATTAAATGTTTGAAAACGGATTCAGATTTGTATATTGATCCCTATGATTTTAATGGAAGAGATATGAATAATTCAACTATGACAAAGGTTTCATGTTCCTACAGCCGGTGCAACAAAGTAAGGCATGACGCCAGATGTGAGGGTTACCATTGCCGATCCGTGTTATCTTGGGAAGTTCCACGTGATAAAAGAGGTCTCATGCGAGAACGGTGGATGGTCTACATGGAGTCTTGTGTTGATGCATCACCACTAGTTGTATTTAAAGAAAGAAGTGCTTATCTGTTTGTCGGAGCTCACTCCCACAAATTCTTGTGCATTGATGCAACAAG TGGTCTTGTTTTGTGGGAGATCAAATTAGAAGGACGTGTTGAGAGTTCAGCAGCAGTTCTACATGACTTTTCTCAG GTTGTTATTGGATGTTATGATGGAAAtatttattttctgaatttttCAAATGGCATCCCTTGTTGGAATTTTCAAACACATGGAGAG GTTAAATCGCAGCCAGTTGTTGACAAAGAGAGGCACTTGGTCTG GTGTGGATCGCACGACCATAATCTCTATGCCCTTGATTATGAGAATCAGTGTTGTGTTTACAAAATCCGATGTGGTGGTAGCATATTTGGTGCACCTGCACTTGATGAG GTGCATGAAAAGCTCTATGTGGCATCCACTAGTGGCAGAGTAACAGCTTTATTTGTCAGG GCTCTTCCATTTTATCAAATATGGGTACAAGAATTGGGAGTTCCTATTTTTGGGTCACTTTCAATCAACCCTTCATCTGGAAATG TTATATGTTGCACGGTGGATGGAAGTGTTGTTTCGCTGGGCACTGAGGGATCTGTCATCTGGAAG